A portion of the Deinococcota bacterium genome contains these proteins:
- a CDS encoding Zeta toxin family protein has translation FQLLYLWLPSAELAIARVKTRVRLGGHDVPEGTIRRRYHAGLKNFFSLYAPLANSWAFYDNGEAKAPMLIAACHDTHVTVRRKEVWQQIQEAYA, from the coding sequence TTTCAGCTTCTTTACCTTTGGTTGCCATCCGCCGAACTGGCAATCGCTCGAGTAAAAACGCGCGTGCGTCTAGGAGGCCACGATGTTCCTGAAGGCACGATCCGGCGGCGCTACCATGCGGGTCTCAAAAACTTCTTTTCGCTCTACGCCCCGCTGGCCAATAGCTGGGCTTTCTACGACAACGGCGAGGCCAAAGCGCCTATGCTGATCGCAGCCTGTCACGACACGCATGTCACCGTAAGGCGCAAGGAAGTTTGGCAGCAGATTCAGGAGGCGTATGCATGA
- a CDS encoding DUF2281 domain-containing protein has product MKKKRSGFGSAKGEITMSDDFLPLEDFKDYM; this is encoded by the coding sequence GTGAAGAAGAAGCGCTCGGGGTTCGGCAGCGCCAAAGGCGAAATCACGATGTCGGATGACTTCTTGCCGCTCGAGGACTTCAAGGATTACATGTGA